From a region of the Panicum virgatum strain AP13 chromosome 2K, P.virgatum_v5, whole genome shotgun sequence genome:
- the LOC120695372 gene encoding zinc finger BED domain-containing protein RICESLEEPER 2-like → MSSLQLEASGTSESTDNSSSQTPNRRAPIWEYYEPELVRIDGALKAICKYCGTKLIANRKSGTNSLRTHIAEYCPKVPSDDRNRFVATMKKKPDGPFTFNKQRSRDLMIAWIVRADVAFNKFDDEGFELWMESLQPTFSGIGRQTIRNDCVAKFERAKIELRSELQSLSSRICFTSDLWTSNQKLGYLCVTTHYIGPDFVLKKKIIAFKDVKYPHTGVAIEEAITTILTDYGIKEKMFTITLDNAANNKTACDLLQESGKQDMLFGGEHLLVRCCAHILNILVQDGMNVASAVIELIRDLIMNINSSPARIQNFNEIAQREGLAAKAGLVLDVPNRWNSTYAMIMEAAKYKTVLKRYAKTNQQPFPSESEFSIVESIGEFLRVYEETTRAFSADRYPTSHMFLDNVLCIHQTLRSPEWHKDQFITDLANAMDKKFDKYWNGNYNMLLPICSILDPRKKLDLLDFFYEKVCSNFIDIEISTNMVKEWLHKYFRKYEEVIRRNKTNVVSQTAQSTNMVNRSPVLVLGKKRLEQEFAEYRNRRRGIRIEKSELDAYLEEPPVRPDERFEILTWWKTNSNKYPVMSAMARDFLAIPLSTV, encoded by the coding sequence ATGTCTTCTCTTCAGTTAGAGGCCTCTGGCACAAGTGAGAGTACTGATAATAGTTCGTCACAAACACCAAATAGAAGGGCACCAATCTGGGAGTATTATGAGCCGGAATTGGTCAGGATAGATGGTGCACTAAAAGCAATTTGCAAGTACTGTGGAACAAAGTTGATTGCAAACAGGAAATCAGGTACAAACAGCCTTAGAACTCACATTGCAGAGTACTGCCCCAAAGTCCCTAGTGATGATAGGAACAGATTTGTCGCTACAATGAAGAAAAAGCCAGATGGTCCATTCACCTTTAATAAGCAGAGAAGTCGCGACCTGATGATTGCTTGGATTGTTAGAGCTGATGTAGCATTCAACAAGTTTGATGATGAAGGTTTTGAGCTTTGGATGGAGTCACTGCAACCCACTTTTAGCGGCATAGGGAGACAAACGATTCGTAATGATTGTGTTGCTAAGTTTGAGAGAGCAAAGATAGAATTACGAAGTGAACTTCAGAGTCTTAGCTCTCGCATATGCTTCACTTCGGATCTTTGGACATCAAACCAAAAGTTGGGATATCTTTGTGTTACAACCCACTATATTGGCCCTGATtttgttttgaagaaaaagataaTTGCATTTAAGGATGTGAAGTATCCACATACAGGTGTTGCTATTGAGGAAGCCATTACAACTATTCTGACAGACTATGGAATCAAAGAGAAGATGTTCACAATAACACTGGACAATGCAGCAAACAACAAGACAGCTTGCGATCTTCTGCAAGAAAGCGGAAAGCAAGACATGTTATTTGGTGGTGAGCATCTTCTTGTTAGATGTTGTGCTCATATACTCAACATTCTTGTGCAAGACGGTATGAATGTTGCTAGTGCTGTGATAGAATTGATAAGAGACCTGATTATGAACATTAACTCATCACCAGCGCGTATCCAGAATTTCAATGAGATAGCTCAAAGAGAAGGTCTTGCTGCAAAGGCTGGTTTAGTCCTTGATGTTCCAAATCGTTGGAACTCAACATATGCCATGATTATGGAGGCAGCAAAGTACAAGACTGTCTTGAAGCGATATGCCAAAACAAACCAGCAACCATTTCCATCCGAATCTGAGTTTAGTATAGTTGAGTCCATTGGTGAATTCCTTCGAGTTTATGAAGAAACTACCAGGGCGTTCTCAGCTGATAGATATCCAACATCCCACATGTTCCTGGATAATGTGCTTTGCATCCATCAAACTCTGAGAAGTCCAGAATGGCACAAGGATCAGTTTATCACTGATTTGGCAAATGCAATGGATAAGAAATTTGATAAGTATTGGAATGGAAATTACAATATGCTCCTTCCTATTTGCAGCATACTtgatccaagaaagaaacttgaCCTCCTTGACTTCTTCTATGAGAAAGTGTGCAGCAACTTTATTGACATTGAAATTAGCACAAATATGGTTAAAGAGTGGCTTCACAAGTATTTTAGGAAGTATGAAGAGGTTAtaagaagaaataaaacaaaTGTGGTGTCACAAACTGCACAGTCCACAAACATGGTGAACCGTTCTCCAGTGCTAGTGCTTGGAAAAAAAAGACTGGAACAAGAATTTGCTGAATACAGGAATCGGAGGAGAGGGATTAGGATTGAAAAATCAGAACTTGATGCATATCTAGAAGAGCCACCAGTGAGACCAGATGaaagatttgaaattttgactTGGTGGAAAACAAACTCCAACAAGTATCCTGTGATGTCAGCAATGGCACGTGATTTTTTAGCAATTCCACTCAGCACTGTTTAG